The window TCCCTTCCTGCAGGCGTGCAAATTCGACGAGAAGGGAAATGTGGTTGAGAAGTGGGAGGGATGAACGCTCCCGGACAGGGAGAAGATAATAGAGGAATATCGTAAAGGCTCGGAAAAATTCCGGGCCTTATTCGTTCTTACCAAACCACAGAGAACGCGGAGCAGTGCAACCTGTGTTCTCAACTGACTCAACAAAAAGACCATTCTTCAAGACGTGAAGGATGCAGAAAACGAAATAAATGCTGTAGAAGAGGGCACAGAGTGGTAGGCCATAAGAAAAGTCTGAGTCATTGTGAGAATTAAAGATTTCTCTGTGTGCTCTGTGGTTAATTCTTGACAATACGATTTCCGTCATAAGGAGGCCCATTTTTTTATTTATATCAAAGCCGGGATATGTTACCATCATGACCATGGAACGGGAAAAGACTGCCGGAGGCGCCGGGGCCCACGGCCCGGACGAATTCTCCGAGAGAACGACGGCAGGTGAGTTCATCAAGGCTGCGCGGGCGCACCTCAAGAGCGGAGAACAAAAGCAGGCCTACTCAGTCCTGCTGAAGGCGCTGGTCTTCTACCCGGATCATCCGATCATCCTCTCCTACACCGGCTGGCTTAAGGCAGTCGTCGATAAGAAGCATCTCAGCGGCGTCGCGTCCTGCAGGAAAGCGATCGTCAAGTTCAAGACGTCCGATCCTGACGTTGCCAAAACCGTGTATCCCTTCCTGTACCTCAACCTGGGAAGGACGTTTCTCCTCGCGGGAAAGAAGAAAGAAGCCGTCGACAGTTTCACGAAAGGCTTGAGCTACGACCGGGGGCATTACGATCTCAAGAAGGAAATGAAAGCCCTCGGCATCCGGAAAAAGCCCATCCTGCCCATTCTCTCCCGGGACAACCCGCTCAATAAACTTGCCGGCAAACTGATAAAGGCTAAAAGCACGACGGCAAAGCCCCGCTGAACGCTGCAGTGCTTCAACATAGCGAATACCGTAAAGGCCCGGGATTATATCCTGGGCCTTTTTCATTGGAGAATCGCTTGATTTCAATTCGGAACTATACTATGCTCAGCGCATAATAACGGAAGGCCGGATAAGCTTGAGGATATTCAAAAGGAATAGCAGGGGTCACCTATGGCCCACTATGGCCCATGCCTTGCGAAGCATTTTCGGATTGTGATATATATTGAGTACTATGAAAATTAGTGTGCTTGTTTGTACATACAATCGAGCCGAACGCTTGAGAAGAATGCTAAAAAGTCTTCGAGAGGCTATGGTCCCTGATGATTCATCATGGGAAGTTATTTTGGTAGATAACAATTCGGATGATGATACTCGATTTGTTTTTGAAGAATTTCAGAAGCATTATGAATCAAGAATAAGATATGTATTCGAGGAAAAAAGGGGGATCTCCCATGCTCGTAACCGTGGGATAAAGGAAGCGAGGGGCGAAATTATCGCGTTTACAGATGATGACGTGATAGTAGACAAATATTGGATCCAAAATATCGAAAAAGCATTTAAAGAAAATGATAATGTAGCATGTGTAGGTGGGAAGATACTGCCGATTTGGGAAGTTTCCCAGCCGAAATGGCTGAAACCGAATCTCTATAATTATTTAGGACTGTTGGATTATGGTAATTCAGTCACGTACCTGGATTCGCCAAATATATGGGGAGCCAATTTTGCCGTAAAATCCGAAATGTTCAAAAAATACGGGCGATTTGATTCAAATCTTGGAAGAATTCCAAGAAAATTGTATAGTGGTGAAGAAACAGAATTTTTGCAGAGATTGCAAAATGCCAAGGAAATAATATTATATCATCCTTTATCAATCATTTATCACTGTGTTTCCGCCGATAAAATATCAAAAAGATACTTTCGCAAGTGGCGCTTTGATGAGGGGGAGTTGCAAGGGATTCTTATGAAAGACATGAAATATTTCAATTTATTTAATATTCAATCTCTTACAAATAAAAAAATGTTGAGGGATATCATTGCGAGTGTATTGAGAATTGTATGTTTCTCGAGAAACAAGTTCGAACATGAATTAAGGATCTGCTTTATTTTGGGATTCCTATCAGGGAGAATGAAAGGAATGGGCATAAAATCATGACCTATGGTGCGTTATGTTTCCTCACCTGAATAAATATTTCAGAATGATATATTTTATCCAATCCAATTATTTTTCAAAAGGGCCGATTTCTGTCGATATTGAGTTGAGTAACCGATGTAATTTAAAATGCAAGATGTGTTGGTTCCACGGGGAAAATGGGATTGGAGATCGATATGAAAATTCAGAAATGACGACAGAGGAGATTCTGGAATTAATAAATCAATTGGCGGTATACAGGCCTCATATATATTTTGGTGGAGGGGAACCCTTTATCCGGGAAGATTTTATTACAATAATGGCCCATGTGAAAAGCTTTGCTTTGCCGATCTCATTCACGACAAATGGAACTCTTTTGAACCAAGAGAAGATTGAAAAAGTCGCTGAGTTGGGAGTTGACCACATTAATTTTTCGATCGATGGGCCCGAAGAACTGCATGATAAACTGCGTGGACGGGGTAATTTCGGAAAAGTAATGTCAAATATGCAACATCTTTTGGACTGTAAAAAAAGGAAAAATATTAAAAAGCCTTTAATAACTGTAAATATAACAGTAAACCCTTTGGTTGTCGGTCATTTGAAAGAGACCATTAATTTAATAAGAAAAACAACCGGTGATGAGGTTGATTATTTTAGAATCCATCACCTGTGGTTTACTACTCCGACAGAATTAAAGGTTCACAAGGCGGCAATTCATAAAACGCTTGATAGGTCAGCTCCTGGTGCAAAGGCCCATTGCATCCCCCTTTCTCAACATATTGATTCCATCGCATTATCCAATGAAATATCCCAATTAATAGACGTGGAAAAATTAATATTTTTCCCAAATCTTCAGGGAAAAGAAATCCACGAATACTATTCCGAAAGCTATCGGCTAAGGAAAAGGTGTATAGCGCCTTTCCGTGCAGCGCTTGTGAAACCAAATGGCGATCTAATATTCTGTCCCGACGAATGGATCGATGACTATGTACTTGGAAATATCCGTGATGATCGTTTTGAGGATATTTGGAACAATAAGAGAGCCAGGCACTTTCGATCAGTAGTTTTTTGGAAC is drawn from Nitrospirota bacterium and contains these coding sequences:
- a CDS encoding glycosyltransferase, whose protein sequence is MKISVLVCTYNRAERLRRMLKSLREAMVPDDSSWEVILVDNNSDDDTRFVFEEFQKHYESRIRYVFEEKRGISHARNRGIKEARGEIIAFTDDDVIVDKYWIQNIEKAFKENDNVACVGGKILPIWEVSQPKWLKPNLYNYLGLLDYGNSVTYLDSPNIWGANFAVKSEMFKKYGRFDSNLGRIPRKLYSGEETEFLQRLQNAKEIILYHPLSIIYHCVSADKISKRYFRKWRFDEGELQGILMKDMKYFNLFNIQSLTNKKMLRDIIASVLRIVCFSRNKFEHELRICFILGFLSGRMKGMGIKS
- a CDS encoding radical SAM protein, whose translation is MFPHLNKYFRMIYFIQSNYFSKGPISVDIELSNRCNLKCKMCWFHGENGIGDRYENSEMTTEEILELINQLAVYRPHIYFGGGEPFIREDFITIMAHVKSFALPISFTTNGTLLNQEKIEKVAELGVDHINFSIDGPEELHDKLRGRGNFGKVMSNMQHLLDCKKRKNIKKPLITVNITVNPLVVGHLKETINLIRKTTGDEVDYFRIHHLWFTTPTELKVHKAAIHKTLDRSAPGAKAHCIPLSQHIDSIALSNEISQLIDVEKLIFFPNLQGKEIHEYYSESYRLRKRCIAPFRAALVKPNGDLIFCPDEWIDDYVLGNIRDDRFEDIWNNKRARHFRSVVFWNKSFSGCKRCSWMHSF